A stretch of the Phycodurus eques isolate BA_2022a chromosome 15, UOR_Pequ_1.1, whole genome shotgun sequence genome encodes the following:
- the slc5a1 gene encoding sodium/glucose cotransporter 1 — translation MVRTNRATVGGFFLAGRSMVWWPIGASLFASNIGSGHFVGIAGTGAASGIAIGGFEWNALIVVVILGWLFVPIYIKAGVVTMPEYLKKRFGGQRIRIYLSVLSLFLYIFTKISADMFSGAIFINQALGLNIYLAVVALLLITALYTVTGGLAAVIYTDTLQTIIMIVGSFILMGFAFNKVGGYDSFQRRYMEAIPSITGNISERCFKPRNDSFHIFRDPITGDLPWPGLVFGLTIQATWYWCTDQVIVQRCLSAKSLSHVKGGCILCGYLKLMPMFLMVFPGMISRILYTKEVACVDPAECEKYCKARVGCTNIAYPKLVVDLMPDGLRGLMLSVMLASLMSSLTSIFNSASTLFTMDIYTKIRRAATEKELMIAGRVFILILIGVSIAWIPVVQSAQSGQLFDYIQSITSYLTPPVAAVFILAIFCKRVNESGAFYGLAIGLLIGLFRMIAEFAYGTGSCVEPSNCPTIICGVHYLYFAIILFVISCIIIVGVSLVTKPIADKNLYRLCWSLRNCTEERVDLEQDDWVENVNSMEIEEPDEEPGLCKKALACFCGLEQTKAPKLSEEEQAELQKKLTDTSEVPLWRNVVNANAILLLCIAVFFHGFYG, via the exons ATGGTTCGCACCAACCGCGCCACTGTAGgtggcttcttcctggcaggCAGAAGTATGGTTTGGTGGCCG ATTGGCGCATCTCTTTTTGCCAGTAACATTGGAAGTGGGCACTTTGTGGGAATTGCTGGGACCGGTGCAGCCTCGGGAATAGCCATTGGTGGATTTGAATGGAAT GCTCTCATTGTGGTGGTCATCCTGGGTTGGCTCTTTGTGCCAATCTACATTAAAGCTGGG GTAGTCACCATGCCCGAGTACCTGAAGAAGAGGTTTGGGGGTCAGCGAATTCGCATCTACCTCTCCGTGCTCTCCCTCTTTCTGTACATTTTCACCAAGATCTCA GCAGACATGTTCTCTGGCGCCATTTTCATCAACCAGGCCTTGGGACTGAACATCTACCTGGCCGTCGTTGCATTGCTTCTGATTACGGCGTTGTACACCGTCACAG GTGGCTTGGCTGCAGTGATCTACACAGACACCTTACAGACCATCATCATGATTGTTGGATCATTCATTCTCATGGGCTTTG CCTTCAATAAAGTGGGTGGCTATGATAGCTTCCAGCGACGCTACATGGAGGCCATTCCCTCCATCACGGGGAACATCAGTGAGAGATGCTTCAAGCCTCGGAATGACTCCTTCCACATTTTTAGGGACCCCATCACAGGAGACCTGCCGTGGCCCGGACTGGTGTTTGGACTCACTATTCAAGCCACGTGGTACTGGTGCACTGATCAG GTGATAGTGCAGCGTTGCCTGTCAGCCAAGAGTTTATCACACGTTAAAGGTGGTTGCATCTTATGTGGCTACTTGAAGCTGATGCCCATGTTCCTGATGGTTTTCCCTGGAATGATCAGCAGGATCCTCTACACTA AAGAGGTGGCCTGCGTGGACCCGGCTGAATGTGAAAAATACTGTAAGGCCAGGGTGGGCTGCACCAACATCGCTTATCCCAAACTGGTGGTGGATCTGATGCCCGACG GTTTGCGTGGTCTCATGCTGTCGGTCATGCTGGCCTCTCTCATGAGCTCCCTGACTTCCATCTTCAACAGCGCCAGCACTCTCTTCACCATGGACATCTACACCAAGATTCGTCGCGCTGCCACTGAAAAGGAGCTCATGATCGCTGGCAG GGTCTTTATTTTGATACTGATTGGCGTGAGCATAGCGTGGATCCCGGTGGTGCAGTCGGCTCAGAGTGGTCAGCTCTTTGATTACATCCAGTCCATCACCAGCTACCTCACGCCGCCCGTCGCTGCCGTTTTCATATTGGCCATCTTCTGCAAGCGAGTCAACGAGTCT GGTGCCTTTTACGGCCTCGCCATCGGCCTCCTAATCGGCCTTTTCAGGATGATAGCAGAGTTTGCTTATGGCACAGGCAGCTGTGTGGAGCCCAGTAACTGTCCCACCATCATATGCGGTGTTCACTACCTGTACTTCGCCATCATCCTCTTTGTGATCTCCTGCATCATCATCGTCGGCGTCTCCCTCGTGACCAAACCCATCGCTGACAAAAAC TTGTATCGACTGTGTTGGAGCCTGAGGAACTGTACTGAAGAGAGAGTCGACCTGGAACAAGACGACTGGGTGGAAAATGTCAACAGTATGGAAATCGAGG AACCAGATGAGGAACCAGGCTTGTGCAAGAAGGCGCTGGCATGTTTCTGCGGCCTGGAGCAAACTAAAGCTCCAAAGCTGAGTGAAGAGGAGCAGGCCGAGCTGCAGAAGAAGCTCACGGACACGTCCGAAGTGCCGCTATGGAGGAACGTCGTCAATGCCAACGCTATCCTCCTCCTCTGCATAGCCGTcttttttcatgggttttatggaTAA